A region from the Dysidea avara chromosome 15, odDysAvar1.4, whole genome shotgun sequence genome encodes:
- the LOC136245186 gene encoding E3 SUMO-protein ligase ZBED1-like has translation MDIPQVSRAVACCKQLVGHFNHSSKSSYLLKQKQYDLKHKQHRLIQPVATRWNSSYYMMECILEQQQPLSATLSQLRKSDLMPTGSVISTMYDFVQFMKPFVEMIEAIGSEKWASISSVRPLLYQITNKYLLCSEDDSPLVKQMKQQMITKVNEYYGDGCDLEVLNKCILLDPRFKNVSFASSDILLDQLTEVARNRVSVAATASSSHVPSSIAITSSTPVSRHKEGKVMKLLTDIVHTPDDSLTNPSEKVSIELQRYLSDVITDQYDEKGRLDPLKWWQLNGVRYPCVTVLTRKYLSIPATSVPSERAFSLTGHLVNEKRASLLPVTVNMLSFLAGNLK, from the coding sequence ATGGACATTCCACAAGTAAGTAGAGCTGTTGCTTGTTGTAAACAGTTAGTGGGACATTTCAATCATTCTTCAAAGTCATCATACCTATTAAAGCAAAAACAGTATGACTTGAAACATAAACAACATCGTTTGATCCAGCCTGTGGCCACCAGATGGAATTCTTCTTACTATATGATGGAGTGCATCTTAGAACAGCAGCAGCCTCTCTCAGCCACCCTATCACAGCTACGAAAAAGTGATCTTATGCCTACAGGTTCAGTAATTAGCACAATGTATGATTTTGTCCAATTCATGAAACCCTTTGTAGAAATGATCGAAGCTATTGGGAGTGAGAAATGGGCTTCCATTTCATCAGTTCGACCACTTCTTTATCAGATAACAAACAAATATTTACTTTGCTCTGAGGATGACAGTCCTTTGGTgaaacaaatgaaacaacaaaTGATAACCAAGGTGAATGAGTATTATGGAGATGGTTGTGACTTGGAAGTTTTAAATAAATGTATACTACTAGATCCTAGATTTAAAAATGTTTCATTTGCATCTAGTGACATTCTACTTGATCAACTAACAGAAGTAGCCAGAAACAGAGTGAGTGTTGCTGCCACTGCTTCTAGCTCACACGTACCCTCATCAATTGCCATCACCTCTAGTACTCCTGTGTCAAGGCATAAAGAAGGAAAGGTAATGAAATTATTAACTGACATTGTTCACACTCCAGATGATTCTCTTACTAACCCTTCAGAAAAAGTTAGCATAGAATTACAAAGGTACTTGTCCGATGTCATCACAGATCAATACGATGAAAAAGGACGATTGGATCCTTTGAAGTGGTGGCAATTGAATGGTGTTCGTTATCCCTGTGTTACAGTACTTACTAGGAAGTATTTGTCAATACCAGCTACGTCTGTACCATCAGAGAGAGCGTTCAGCTTGACCGGCCACTTAGTCAATGAAAAAAGAGCAAGTCTTTTACCCGTTACAGTGAATATGCTTTCTTTCTTAGCTGGTAATTTAAAATGA
- the LOC136245617 gene encoding uncharacterized protein, whose amino-acid sequence MCLLQAMWKRLYTKKSSKDKGTLYQLRNLINRTAVKSDPSKCMKATEDFLMVVLHGYIVAGATKLMKDEPSRVFTCNDVAKCVVRNWIKMNLFSSNSKTPPKGTDYSYALDVMSLGLLWHGFHDAVQEGDGDRIIRYWRFLMPVFKHTGRRNYALEAFKLLSQTMVMSPRQVTELKWGRTINTVGRIGHNIACDLHMEHLNGRVKSMMENLGSNLKPQCIQTVGCTLGIINKLCGRFEDEADASKNKDYHTFPAFKKDLAMIVSQLVSDDVFSESSQQNLQSYKRSPLFQTFDWKAVTEWLKEKIINLDL is encoded by the exons ATGTGTCTATTACAG GCAATGTGGAAGCGACTATACACCAAGAAGTCAAGTAAAGATAAAGGCACGCTGTATCAACTTAGGAACTTAATCAACCGTACTGCCGTTAAGAGTGATCCTTCTAAGTGCATGAAGGCAACAGAAGATTTTTTGATGGTTGTGTTGCACGGGTACATTGTTGCTGGTGCCACAAAGCTTATGAAAGATGAGCCATCCAGAGTTTTTACTTGCAATGATGTTGCCAAATGCGTAGTTCGAAATTGGATCAAGATGAATTTATTCTCAAGCAACTCAAAAACACCACCCAAAGGAACTGACTACAGTTATGCACTGGATGTCATGAGTTTAGGCTTGCTGTGGCATGGCTTCCATGATGCTGTACAAGAGGGTGATGGCGATCGCATTATTAGATATTGGCGGTTTCTGATGCCTGTATTTAAACATACTGGCCGCCGAAATTATGCTTTGGAAGCATTCAAATTATTATCTCAGACTATGGTGATGTCACCTAGACAGGTTACTGAGCTAAAGTGGGGGAGAACTATCAATACTGTTGGAAGAATTGGACACAATATAGCTTGCGATCTACATATGGAACATTTAAATGGGCGTGTGAAGTCTATGATGGAGAACCTGGGTTCAAATTTGAAGCCCCAGTGCATACAAACTGTAGGATGTACACTGGGCATTATCAATAAGCTGTGTGGTCGTTTTGAAGATGAGGCTGATGCTAGTAAGAATAAGGACTATCACACATTTCCTGCATTTAAAAAAGATTTGGCTATGATAGTATCTCAATTGGTGTCAGATGATGTGTTCAGTGAAAGTAGTCAACAGAATCTCCAATCGTACAAGAGGAGTCCTTTATTCCAAACATTTGATTGGAAAGCAGTGACTGAGTGGCTTAAAGAGAAAATTATAAACTTAGATCTTTAA
- the LOC136245189 gene encoding uncharacterized protein: MQIDITYIYIFEVILTPPQTELSCSSPHTGEKRSAETAQLGEPDQEREADENEAINTTSTVSTGPNTPEVTVKIKGRDGRVRNHRITPKRKPIVTSLSRKSYNATSEKVVESEDLHDCTIKAMANKAREEMKVLNSPKHKSMLRESPKQLEKFSWELLCLELKEAVPTLWMFLHDLLPNAKEKFICFIVSMVLKMQCKQLCQVQKAVSMMLYANGVHKQVFRCLQPFMITVSVTATANTVRKLSDNHDADVISWVNKLLMTIKLLSC, from the exons ATGCAGATagatattacatatatatatatatttgaagTAATACTAACACCACCACAGACAGAGTTGTCTTGTTCCAGTCCACACACAGGAGAGAAGCGATCTGCTGAGACTGCCCAACTAGGAGAACCTGATCAAGAAAGAGAAGCTGATGAAAATGAAGCCATA AACACCACATCAACAGTATCCACAGGACCCAATACTCCAGAAGTAACT GTGAAGATTAAAGGCAGAGATGGCCGCGTAAGGAACCACCGTATTACACCAAAGCGTAAACCAATTGTAACATCCCTAAGCAGAAAGTCGTACAATGCTACATCAGAGAAAGTTGTTGAGTCAGAGGACCTACATGACTGCACAATAAAAGCAATGGCCAATAAAGCTCGTGAAGAGATGAAGGTATTGAATTCTCCAAAACATAAATCAATGTTAAGGGAGTCTCCAAAACAACTTGAAAAGTTTAGTTGGGAATTATTGTGCTTAGAATTGAAGGAGGCTGTTCCTACACTTTGGATGTTCCTACATGATCTACTGCCTAATGCTAAGGAGAAGTTTATCTGTTTCATAGTTTCGATGGTATTGAAGATGCAATGCAAGCAACTTTGCCAAGTTCAAAAGGCTGTGTCAATGATGTTATATGCAAATGGAGTACACAAGCAG GTTTTTCGATGCTTACAACCATTTATGATCACCGTATCAGTGACAGCAACTGCTAACACTGTTAGAAAACTGTCTGATAATCATGATGCAGATGTGATATCTTGGGTGAACAAGCTATTGATGACTATTAAG CTGCTTTCCTGCTAA
- the LOC136245615 gene encoding uncharacterized protein, which translates to MERTAHVCGSSSIIDAAIEDSIQDLGLDTIKPKQRDAIQSFLSGNDTLVVLPTGYGKSLIYAVLPLIFDKLRGCQKESIVLVVSPLTALMMDQKRILSQKGLSVEYVGEKLENIDDVLKGKVQLVYISPESLLGNAKIRKMLLTSVYSQNLVGFVVDEAHCVKIWGDKFRRTFAEIGTIRSLINKEVNILALTATATHETVKSIFERLSMTNNTMVGLPPERPNIKYFVVPMPKMADLCSILAQELISMKADMPKTVLFCQSLPQCGDFHVRIKRLLKQNIAIPPTAPSIFPFRMLSLFTSASRTVIREKTLQEFCKEKTNLKLIIATTAFGLGVDCRDITRIINWGAPNSLEELVQESGRAGRDSSEAESILYYGKGAMTHISKPVKIYGENQSHCRRTLLFKDFLFSDVDKHDIVACRCCDLCARLCVCAKCKNNN; encoded by the exons ATGGAAAGGACTGCCCATGTCTGTGGAAGTTCGTCTATTATAGATGCAGCAATTGAAGATTCCATTCAAGATCTAGGTTTAGACACCATCAAACCCAAGCAGCGCGATGCGATACAAAGCTTCTTGTCTGGAAATGACACGTTGGTTGTTTTGCCGACTGGTTATGGGAAGTCTCTCATATATGCAGTTCTTCCGCTGATTTTTGATAAACTGAGAG GGTGCCAAAAGGAAAGCATTGTTTTAGTTGTAAGCCCTTTGACAGCCCTGATGATGGATCAAAAAAGAATTTTATCTCAGAAAGGCCTATCAGTGGAGTATGTTGGAGAAAAACTCGAAAACATAGATGATGTATTGAAAGGCAAAGTACAACTTGTGTATATCAGTCCAGAAAGTTTACTGGGCAATGCAAAGATCAGGAAAATGTTGTTGACTTCTGTGTACTCCCAAAACTTAGTAGGATTTGTTGTAGATGAGGCTCACTGTGTGAAGATATG GGGTGACAAGTTTCGGAGGACGTTTGCTGAGATAGGGACAATCCGGAGCTTGATTAATAAGGAAGTAAACATTCTTGCTCTCACAGCCACTGCTACACATGAAACAGTGAAGAGTATCTTTGAACGTTTGTCAATGACTAATAATACAATGGTCGGACTTCCTCCTGAGAGGCCAAACATCAAGTACTTTGTTGTCCCTATGCCTAAAATGGCTGATCTTTGTTCAATACTAgctcaggagcttataagcatgAAGGCTGACATGCCTAAAACAGTTTTGTTTTGTCAAAGTTTGCCGCAGTGTGGTGATTTCCATGTAAGAATCAAGAGGCTACTAAAACAGAACATTGCTATACCACCAACAGCTCCCAGTATATTTCCTTTTCGAATGCTCAGTCTTTTTACATCGGCATCTAGAACAGTGATACGGGAGAAGACCCTACAAGAATTCTGTAAAGAAAAGACCAACTTAAAGTTGATCATTGCCACTACTGCTTTTGGCTTGGGGGTGGATTGTCGAGATATAACTCGAATCATCAACTGGGGTGCACCCAATTCCTTGGAAGAATTGGTTCAAGAATCTGGTAGAGCTGGACGAGATAGTAGTGAGGCAGAATCCATTTTATACTATGGGAAAGGAGCCATGACACACATTTCAAAGCCCGTTAAGATTTATGGAGAGAATCAATCTCACTGTAGAAGAACGCTCTTGTTCAAAGATTTTCTTTTCAGTGATGTTGACAAACACGATATTGTTGCATGTAGATGTTGTGATTTGTGTGCTCGATTGTGTGTTTGTGCTAAGTGTAAAAACAATAATTAA
- the LOC136245188 gene encoding uncharacterized protein, translating to MAAHGTVSQFSSAQETWTSYIERLEQYLVANKDEDADQCKAILLSVCGPATYRLIHNLASPKKPTELKFQDIVDLVTKQHDSKPSVSVQRYRFNTRNRHAGESILTYVAELRHLSEHCNFGTSLNEMQRDRIVCGIEDPKIQRRLLAEPELTFDKAFGLSLASESADKNAKDLQPVTKVPQDVHKLHTKQQPPCYHCGGKHKSRDCRHKVAECHNCGKVGHLARVCKSKPTTGKVRHPPQRSTTTRPTNMLLEDTNDYSMYNLTGPPVKPLVVSVKLNNVDLKMQLDTGTSISIISEATYNRLWPQGKTPAIQESHVKLKTYSGERLTVKEVIKVEVQYRTITVSCGLGKWTKFVWKGLADQTLLCLDWTQLCANHVCYSLSLHGILD from the coding sequence ATGGCAGCTCATGGCACTGTATCGCAGTTCTCCAGTGCTCAAGAGACTTGGACTTCTTATATTGAGCGCCTTGAGCAGTACCTGGTAGCTAACAAAGATGAAGATGCAGACCAGTGCAAAGCAATACTACTGAGTGTCTGTGGTCCTGCAACTTACCGGCTTATCCACAATTTGGCGTCTCCCAAGAAGCCGACAGAGTTGAAATTCCAGGACATCGTGGACCTTGTTACGAAGCAGCATGATTCAAAGCCATCTGTTAGTGTCCAGAGGTACCGTTTCAACACAAGAAACCGTCATGCTGGAGAGTCCATTTTGACGTATGTAGCAGAACTTCGCCATCTCTCTGAACATTGTAACTTTGGCACTTCATTGAATGAGATGCAGCGTGACCGGATAGTATGCGGGATTGAAGATCCAAAGATTCAACGAAGACTACTGGCAGAACCAGAGCTGACGTTTGACAAAGCTTTTGGACTGTCCCTAGCGTCTGAATCTGCAGACAAGAATGCCAAGGACTTGCAACCTGTTACAAAAGTTCCCCAGGATGTCCATAAGCTACACACTAAGCAGCAACCGCCTTGCTACCACTGTGGAGGGAAGCACAAATCAAGAGACTGTCGTCACAAAGTAGCAGAGTGCCACAACTGTGGTAAAGTTGGACACTTAGCTCGTGTGTGTAAGAGCAAGCCTACAACGGGAAAAGTGCGACACCCACCACAACGCTCGACTACTACTCGTCCTACAAACATGCTTCTTGAGGACACCAATGATTATTCAATGTACAACCTGACAGGACCTCCAGTAAAGCCTTTGGTGGTATCAGTAAAGCTGAATAACGTGGACCTCAAGATGCAACTGGATACTGGAACATCTATATCAATCATTAGTGAAGCCACATACAACCGACTTTGGCCACAAGGGAAAACACCTGCTATACAAGAGTCCCATGTGAAGTTGAAAACCTACAGCGGTGAGCGGCTGACTGTGAAGGAAGTAATCAAGGTAGAGGTGCAGTACAGAACAATTACAGTTAGTTGTGGCTTGGGGAAATGGACCAAGTTTGTTTGGAAGGGACTGGCTGACCAAACTTTGCTTTGCTTGGACTGGACTCAATTGTGTGCTAACCATGTATGTTATTCTCTCTCACTGCACGGTATACTggattag